A single Lasioglossum baleicum unplaced genomic scaffold, iyLasBale1 scaffold0078, whole genome shotgun sequence DNA region contains:
- the LOC143219850 gene encoding uncharacterized protein LOC143219850 — translation MASRDTALKSFKRVRTTIKGQITRVQTYVLETQDLSIYDLEARIAKVKELVVAYEDVQANIENLDEESDHVSERDSFERSAFALQALLASHADRLRGVREATLPSRQASTSIESTNCKPANKMLPKIQIPSFDGNLINWFSFYDTFKSLVHENVDLPNVQKFHYLKNSLRGEISSIVASLSASSENYLVAWDMLQKRCNRPRQLIQAHLKQLFDLPEIIRDTPANLRKLAEQAQVHVNALKGLNQPINSWDQILIFIIVKKVDKTTRRAWERKLENDELPTFQKFIDFINTQARGEEWESEKSNSPSDNDTSRVKSKRSFSHLTTNKSVSCVICQDEHYVFACPKFLAMEVKDRLKSAQKSKLCLNCLKVGHNTVSCKWSHCRKCDKKHNTLLHLNAHKITQVSVQRASEDSKDTQVETDVTCKALMAVNNSEVLLGTAQITIYDNNNKRHTCRVLVDGGSQSNYMTESLANLLQLKKERVNISSSGLSNLVTCAKYCVNAKIQSNINNFSSNLKFIALPTITGTLPTRAINHKELKIPKNVCLADPEFYKPGSIDILLGSTIFYKLLSVGQIQLNNNRIILQKTKLGWLVTGEVEVKAFNRNTACFHSLDNQIAKFWEVEELPKRIFLSDEEATCEEHYKQNTRRDQSGRYIVRLPFNEKRSLLGDSHKLALKRFYTLENKLIKNTVLYEQYKDFLAEYESLNHMSEVSADDHNSGFYLPHHAVIKASSATTKVRVVFDASAKSSSGVSLNDTLLVGPTIQNTLFTTLIKFRTHICVLTADIEKMFRQVKVHEEDSYYQKILWRQSVEHPLKTYKLNTVTYGTACAPFLAIRCLKQLAEDDAKGFPLAARAFDQDFYVDDLLTGASDFNSALKLRNELIELAKLGGFNLRQWVSNDKNLVNDLDNNQENKSLGLDVSNTKKTLGIFWNPSEDNIIYETNLPDSKPRITKRLILSEIAQLFDPLGLLGPVIIQAKIIMQELWKTHCEWDEVVPQSIYYSWIRFRDQLRVLNQFSIRRPLLIKNHTDCQLHGFCDASESAYGACIFVRVTMGNMQHSVNLLCAKSRVAPIKTQSLPRLELCAATLLSKLVSEVMEALTQIKFSKIRLWTDSTIVLHWIKTSPHLLKTFVANRVSDLQASTDARDWFHVPTLDNPADYISRGQDPQHFLNNITWTSGPHWLSKEENCWPNLLLETIDIPEKRNLVSLVTVNEPNSILVRFSSFTTLYRVVAYIRRFFSRRGKARNIYTDNGTNFVGSRNQIMELQALIWSEEFNNTIQHTLSNDNINWHFSPPRSPHFGGLWEAAVKSFKRHLFRTIGETLFTYEQFNSLIIQIEAILNSRPIIPISSDPNDLIALTPGHFLIGDSLTNLPECDLTEVAANRLSLWQHIQQVKQHFWKRWHTDYLHELHTRNKWHRQDSSQMKVGTLVTIQEDNVPPMHWRLGRIVIVHPGDDNIVRVVTVKTAQGLYKRSTTKLSPLPIE, via the coding sequence ATGGCAAGTAGGGATACCGCGTTGAAGTCCTTTAAAAGGGTGCGTACCACTATTAAGGGTCAAATCACGCGTGTCCAAACATATGTTTTAGAGACTCAAGATTTGAGTATATACGATTTAGAAGCGCGTATAGCTAAGGTTAAAGAGCTAGTTGTCGCATACGAAGATGTACAAGCCAACATCGAAAATTTAGACGAGGAATCAGATCATGTCAGTGAACGTGATAGTTTCGAACGCAGTGCATTTGCCTTACAAGCGCTGTTAGCATCGCACGCTGATAGACTACGAGGTGTAAGGGAGGCAACTTTGCCTTCGAGACAGGCAAGCACTAGCATAGAATCAACTAATTGTAAGCCAGCTAACAAAATGCTACCGAAAATTCAGATTCCATCATTTGATGGAAATCTCATAAACTGGTTTAGTTTTTACGACACGTTCAAATCGCTTGTACACGAAAACGTAGACTTGCCAAACGTACAGAAATTTCATTATCTGAAAAATTCACTTCGCGGAGAGATCTCTTCAATCGTTGCTTCCCTAAGCGCGTCCTCAGAAAATTATCTAGTCGCGTGGGATATGCTTCAAAAACGTTGTAATAGACCGCGTCAGTTGATACAAGCACACCTGAAACAATTATTCGACTTACCTGAAATTATAAGGGACACTCCCGCTAATTTACGCAAACTAGCTGAACAGGCGCAAGTACACGTTAACGCACTTAAgggcttaaatcaaccaataaaTAGTTGggatcaaattttaatattcatcatTGTCAAGAAAGTAGATAAAACTACCCGCAGGGCGTGGGAACGTAAGTTGGAAAACGACGAGTTACCGACATTTCAAAAGTTTATTGATTTCATTAACACCCAAGCTCGCGGGGAGGAATGGGAATCTGAAAAATCAAACTCTCCATCAGACAATGATACGTCGCGAGTTAAGTCCAAACGTAGTTTTAGTCATTTGACGACAAATAAGAGTGTCAGTTGCGTGATTTGCCAGGACGAACATTACGTTTTCGCTTGTCCAAAATTTCTTGCCATGGAAGTGAAGGATAGATTAAAATCAgctcagaagagcaaattatgTTTAAACTGCCTAAAGGTCGGCCACAACACTGTTAGTTGCAAGTGGTCTCATTGTAGAAAATGTGATAAAAAACACAACACACTATTACATTTAAATGCACATAAAATAACACAGGTATCGGTGCAAAGAGCGTCTGAAGATTCAAAGGACACTCAGGTTGAGACCGATGTTACATGCAAAGCATTAATGGCTGTGAACAATTCTGAAGTTTTGTTAGGTACAGCACAAATCACAATTTACGATAACAATAACAAAAGGCACACTTGTCGGGTGTTAGTTGATGGAGGCTCACAATCTAATTATATGACAGAAAGCTTAgcaaatttattgcaattaaagAAAGAACGGGTGAATATCTCCTCGTCAGGGTTAAGTAATTTAGTTACCTGTGCAAAGTACTGCGTTAATGCAAAAATTCAGtcaaatattaacaatttctcatcaaatttaaaatttattgcattGCCAACAATTACTGGAACTTTACCAACACGAGCTATTAATCACAAGGAGCTTAAAATACCAAAAAATGTATGTCTAGCTGACCCAGAGTTTTACAAACCTGGATCCATCGATATCCTGCTAGGTAGtactattttttataaattactcAGTGTAGGACAAATTCAATTGAACAACAATAGAATCattttacaaaaaacaaaactgGGTTGGCTAGTAACAGGCGAAGTAGAGGTAAAGGCCTTTAATAGAAATACTGCTTGTTTTCACTCATTAGACAACCAAATTGCTAAATTTTGGGAAGTAGAAGAACTTCCGAAAAGAATTTTTCTATCAGACGAAGAAGCCACATGCGAGGAACATTACAAACAAAATACAAGGCGTGATCAGTCAGGACGATATATTGTTCGACTACCGTTTAACGAGAAACGAAGTTTATTAGGTGACTCTCATAAGTTAGCGTTGAAACGATTTTACACATTagagaataaattaattaagaatACTGTGTTGTATGAACAATATAAGGATTTTCTAGCTGAATATGAGTCACTCAATCATATGAGTGAAGTTAGTGCGGATGATCATAATAGCGGATTTTATCTGCCGCATCATGCGGTAATCAAGGCTTCAAGTGCAACTACAAAGGTGCGGGTAGTATTTGACGCATCAGCGAAAAGTTCATCTGGTGTTTCTTTAAATGACACTTTATTAGTCGGTCCAACAATACAAAATACTTTGTTCACCACCCTGATTAAATTCCGTACACATATATGTGTTCTTACTGCTGATATCGAGAAGATGTTTCGGCAAGTGAAGGTTCATGAGGAGGATTCCTACTATCAAAAAATTCTTTGGCGACAGTCAGTGGAACATCCATTAAAGACTTATAAATTAAATACGGTGACTTACGGTACAGCATGTGCACCATTTTTAGCTATACGTTGTCTCAAACAATTAGCTGAGGATGACGCGAAAGGATTTCCTTTAGCCGCTAGGGCATTTGATCAagatttctacgtagatgatttATTGACAGGAGCATCTGATTTTAATTCAGCTTTAAAACTACGTAATGAATTGATAGAACTGGCTAAATTAGGCGGTTTTAACTTGAGACAGTGGGTTtcaaatgacaaaaatttagtTAACGATCTTGATAATAATCAGGAGAATAAGTCGCTAGGTTTAGACGTTTCAAATACAAAGAAAACTTTAGGAATTTTTTGGAATCCTTCCGaagataatattatttatgaaACCAATTTGCCCGACAGCAAACCTCGCATAACGAAGCGTTTGATTTTATCAGAAATCGCGCAATTGTTCGACCCGCTTGGGCTATTAGGACCTGTGATTATACAGGCGAAGATTATTATGCAGGAGCTATGGAAAACACATTGCGAATGGGACGAAGTAGTTCCACAGTCCATTTATTATTCTTGGATTAGGTTCAGAGATCAATTGAGAGTTTTAAATCAGTTTTCTATAAGGCGTCCACTTCTCATTAAGAACCACACTGACTGTCAATTGCACGGGTTTTGCGATGCCAGTGAGTCAGCATATGGAGCTTGTATTTTTGTTCGAGTCACGATGGGAAACATGCAGCATTCGGTAAATCTTCTATGTGCGAAATCTCGCGTCGCGCCAATTAAAACACAATCATTACCTAGGCTCGAATTGTGTGCAGCTACACTATTATCAAAACTAGTTTCCGAGGTTATGGAGGCGTTAACACAAATCAAATTTAGTAAGATCAGACTGTGGACAGATTCAACTATTGTATTACATTGGATTAAGACTTCTCCACATCTACTCAAAACCTTCGTGGCAAATCGCGTAAGTGACCTTCAAGCGTCAACTGATGCGAGAGATTGGTTTCACGTTCCGACGCTGGATAATCCAGCAGATTATATATCAAGAGGACAAGATCCACAGCATTTCCTAAATAATATCACATGGACTAGTGGTCCACACTGGCTCTCTAAGGAGGAAAATTGTTGGcctaatttattattagaaacaATAGATATTCCGGAGAAACGCAATTTGGTGTCCTTGGTCACGGTTAATGAACCTAATTCAATACTAGTGCGTTTTTCATCCTTTACAACATTGTATAGGGTAGTAGCCTATATACGAAGATTCTTTTCTCGAAGAGGAAAGGCGAGAAATATATATACAGATAATGGTACAAATTTTGTTGGCTCGCGCAATCAAATCATGGAATTACAAGCACTGATATGGTCTGAggaatttaataatacaattCAACATACTCTGAGTAATGACAATATAAACTGGCATTTTTCACCTCCGCGATCACCACATTTTGGTGGACTATGGGAGGCGGCGGTAAAGTCTTTTAAGAGACATCTATTTAGAACAATAGGTGAAACCTTATTCACTTACGAACAGTTTAATAGCTTAATTATTCAGATAGAAGCCATATTGAATTCTCGTCCTATTATCCCAATTTCCTCGGATCCAAACGATCTTATTGCCCTCACTCCTGGACATTTCCTAATAGGAGATTCGCTCACAAATCTACCAGAGTGTGATCTAACAGAAGTCGCTGCAAATAGGTTGTCGTTGTGGCAACACATACAGCAAGTAAAGCAGCACTTTTGGAAAAGATGGCACACAGATTATCTTCATGAGTTGCACACTCGCAATAAATGGCACAGACAGGATTCTTCTCAAATGAAGGTTGGAACGTTAGTAACAATTCAAGAAGACAATGTTCCCCCCATGCATTGGAGGTTGGGCAGAATTGTTATCGTTCATCCTGGCGACGACAATATCGTACGAGTAGTCACAGTTAAGACTGCTCAAGGACTGTATAAACGTAGCACAACTAAATTATCCCCTTTGCCTATTGAATAA